A genomic region of Podarcis raffonei isolate rPodRaf1 chromosome 13, rPodRaf1.pri, whole genome shotgun sequence contains the following coding sequences:
- the LOC128400185 gene encoding C-type natriuretic peptide-like, with product MKVLPASLFLFLLPLASQTPVHSTQSLLEILGEDLATLLSANEGDHPPPLSQILHGQQPLHDAPGPPAPSSGERAFIHLLKDFVSTQKRFRGRAKKMAQQGCFGIKLDRIGTLSGLGC from the exons ATGAAGGTCTTGCCtgcctccctcttcctcttcctcctgcccctGGCCTCCCAGACCCCTGTCCACTCAACCCAG TCCTTGCTGGAGATCCTTGGGGAAGACCTGGCCACCTTGCTGTCGGCCAACGAAGGGGACCACCCGCCGCCACTCTCCCAGATCCTACACGGCCAACAGCCCCTCCACGATGCCCCTGGCCCCCCAGCCCCCTCCTCAGGGGAGCGCGCCTTTATCCACCTCCTGAAAGACTTTGTGAGCACCCAGAAGAGGTTCCGGGGGCGAGCCAAGAAGATGGCCCAGCAAGGGTGCTTTGGCATCAAGCTGGACCGGATCGGGACCCTCAGCGGCCTTGGCTGCTAA